In Laspinema palackyanum D2c, a single window of DNA contains:
- a CDS encoding two-partner secretion domain-containing protein, translated as MPTSNSHSCTPGIRGFAVALFLGGIAITGPSYAQIIPDTTLPINSVVNPNGAILTIDGGTASGSNLFHSFEQFNLPTGGTAWFNNPLEIQNIFTRITGGGGSTIDGLIQGNGIANLFLLNPNGIIFGPNATLNLGGSFVASTANGFTFADGREFWATGGQVQTPLLSVTVPVGLQYGSNPRGIEVQGANLTLQPGQTLALAGSKLSIASGQLQAPGGLVALNAVGSEGVTALNWQNAAVRLQQTPTGETPNPRGDIFLSNNSVLSVISNNGGDISLQGRNIQLSGGSRIIAGIQTLQGGPNAQGGEITLDATGAITLTQQSAIGNQVGFNATGNGGNVTVRGQSLSLSEGSQLSAVVKNGGGNAGQVVIQLAEGLTLTGTQTGIFSLVELGVGNRERRRGVGSSGGIEIQAGTVALTNGAQVQSLTQNDGDAGRVAIRTTDGVSLSGASTAIFNTVEPGGVGNSEGIEIEGRSLVLSNGAQVISQTQGTGNAGPILLQVREGVSLMGSNTSIFNNSAGTGNSAGIEMNTGTLSMTGGAQIQSVASGFGNAGPVKISANDAVTLQGVRTGILSTVTSRFSEGNSGGIDIQGRSLSLSAGAQLVAATLGRGNAGPVSIQVREDITLTGANTVIFSSVGPIRRDLFSFTGSIPTIAQGNSGGIQMTGRSLLMSDGAQIVGSTFDSQQGNAGNIQIQMADRISIQGNDTQRNPNASEKNFAVTPTVPLSLVENLEVEVIDPTPPPTPTPPPTPPQPSPPPTPPPPAVVGEAGKGATTGIFTTVETNAQGNAGSINLQSRTLEVSQGAQIQTLTRGEGNSGDIQIQVSNAVFTGVNTLGDFSGLASTVEAGAVGNAGDIQINADNLAVTGGAGIQALTRGTGDSGEIRLNVTQGMTVSGTSPDGSFTSGVFSSTEEAAQGSGGGLTIATDRLQVSDGAVLSARSTTNFPGGEIDVSANRIDLSNESHILTSATGTGAAGSMRLTAGERVTLSDRAVLSSETASGDRGNITLRSPDLILRNNSQITTNATGTGTGGNIILNTDNIVAINNSNITANSEQASGGQVIINTQGIFGAQARRIGSPNTSDITATSAQGPQFDGIVEVNRPEVDPTSGLVELPENLVDLTHVVAQNCADPNAPQSSFVVTGRGGLPPSPNDAIAPESPLVDLGQNDPATGLNSGEGWPRQESATGSNSGEIYAELVEARGWSRDNQGKIKLVAEVPVRELRQPLGIVPPQCNR; from the coding sequence ATGCCAACCTCTAACTCCCACTCCTGTACTCCGGGAATCCGCGGATTCGCAGTGGCCCTGTTTCTGGGGGGGATTGCTATCACGGGTCCGAGTTATGCCCAAATCATTCCGGATACCACCCTGCCGATTAATTCGGTGGTTAACCCCAATGGAGCAATCTTGACCATTGATGGGGGGACCGCATCCGGCAGCAATTTATTTCATAGTTTTGAGCAGTTTAATCTCCCGACGGGTGGGACTGCTTGGTTTAATAATCCCCTAGAAATTCAAAATATCTTCACCCGAATTACCGGGGGTGGCGGTTCCACGATTGATGGATTAATTCAAGGCAATGGCATTGCCAATCTGTTTTTACTCAATCCCAATGGCATCATTTTTGGGCCAAATGCCACCCTAAATCTCGGGGGGTCTTTTGTGGCGAGTACGGCGAATGGGTTTACTTTTGCCGATGGAAGGGAGTTTTGGGCGACGGGAGGACAGGTTCAGACCCCTCTGTTATCAGTAACAGTGCCGGTGGGATTGCAATATGGGAGCAACCCCAGAGGAATTGAGGTACAGGGGGCGAACTTGACCCTGCAACCGGGTCAAACCTTGGCATTAGCAGGGTCAAAGCTGTCGATCGCCTCGGGACAATTGCAAGCACCTGGGGGTCTTGTGGCGTTAAATGCGGTGGGGTCGGAAGGGGTGACTGCCTTGAATTGGCAGAATGCCGCTGTGAGGTTGCAGCAGACTCCCACGGGAGAAACCCCGAATCCAAGGGGTGATATTTTTCTGAGCAATAACAGTGTGCTCTCGGTGATTAGCAATAATGGGGGGGATATTTCCCTCCAGGGACGGAATATTCAGCTATCTGGGGGAAGTCGAATTATCGCCGGGATTCAGACTCTGCAAGGGGGACCTAATGCCCAAGGGGGAGAGATTACCCTGGATGCCACGGGTGCGATTACCCTCACCCAACAGAGTGCGATCGGGAATCAAGTCGGTTTTAATGCCACGGGAAATGGCGGAAATGTCACCGTCAGGGGACAATCTCTCTCTCTGAGTGAGGGGTCTCAACTGAGTGCGGTTGTCAAAAATGGCGGCGGAAATGCCGGTCAGGTGGTGATTCAATTGGCCGAGGGATTAACCCTGACGGGGACACAGACAGGCATTTTTAGTCTAGTAGAATTGGGCGTGGGAAACCGTGAACGCCGAAGAGGAGTGGGAAGCAGTGGCGGGATTGAGATTCAAGCGGGAACGGTTGCTTTAACCAATGGTGCACAAGTCCAGTCGCTCACCCAAAATGATGGAGATGCAGGACGGGTCGCAATTCGCACAACCGATGGGGTGAGTCTTTCTGGCGCAAGTACGGCGATTTTTAATACAGTGGAACCGGGAGGTGTAGGCAATAGTGAGGGAATTGAGATTGAAGGGCGATCGCTCGTTCTGAGTAACGGTGCTCAAGTGATTTCCCAAACCCAGGGAACTGGCAATGCCGGTCCAATTCTCCTTCAGGTGAGAGAGGGAGTTTCCCTGATGGGAAGTAATACCAGTATTTTTAATAATAGTGCAGGGACTGGGAACAGTGCGGGAATTGAGATGAATACCGGAACCCTGTCGATGACTGGGGGCGCACAAATCCAGTCGGTGGCCTCGGGATTTGGAAATGCTGGTCCTGTCAAGATTAGCGCCAATGATGCGGTTACGCTACAGGGAGTGAGAACGGGGATTTTGAGTACCGTTACTTCCCGATTTAGTGAGGGTAATAGTGGGGGAATTGACATTCAGGGGCGATCGCTCTCCCTGAGTGCGGGCGCTCAATTGGTGGCGGCAACCTTGGGCCGGGGAAATGCCGGTCCCGTTTCCATCCAAGTGCGAGAAGATATTACCCTAACCGGCGCAAATACTGTAATTTTTAGCAGTGTTGGGCCAATACGCCGTGATCTCTTTTCCTTTACCGGCAGCATTCCTACGATCGCCCAGGGAAATAGCGGGGGAATTCAGATGACCGGGCGATCGCTGCTGATGAGTGACGGCGCACAAATTGTCGGCAGTACCTTTGATTCGCAACAGGGAAATGCAGGCAATATTCAGATCCAAATGGCGGACCGAATTTCCATCCAGGGAAATGACACTCAGCGCAATCCCAACGCTTCTGAAAAGAATTTCGCGGTTACCCCGACAGTGCCACTGAGTCTGGTTGAAAATCTGGAAGTCGAAGTCATTGACCCGACTCCTCCCCCGACTCCGACTCCGCCTCCAACCCCTCCCCAACCGAGTCCTCCCCCAACCCCTCCGCCTCCTGCGGTGGTAGGTGAGGCGGGAAAAGGTGCGACGACCGGGATTTTTACCACCGTAGAAACCAATGCTCAGGGCAATGCCGGAAGTATTAATCTTCAATCCCGGACCCTAGAAGTGAGTCAAGGGGCCCAAATCCAAACCCTAACGCGAGGGGAAGGGAATTCCGGAGATATCCAGATTCAAGTCTCCAATGCGGTATTCACCGGGGTGAATACTTTGGGAGATTTTAGCGGGTTAGCAAGTACCGTGGAGGCGGGTGCCGTAGGCAATGCGGGAGATATCCAGATTAATGCGGATAACCTGGCAGTGACCGGGGGTGCGGGGATTCAGGCCCTCACCCGAGGAACGGGAGACTCTGGTGAGATTCGTCTGAATGTCACCCAGGGAATGACGGTGAGTGGCACAAGTCCGGATGGGAGTTTTACTTCCGGGGTGTTTAGTAGTACGGAGGAGGCAGCACAGGGTTCTGGGGGTGGGTTAACCATTGCTACGGACCGATTACAGGTATCCGATGGGGCCGTTTTGAGTGCGCGCTCAACTACAAATTTTCCCGGTGGTGAAATTGATGTGAGTGCGAATCGAATTGATCTCAGCAACGAGAGCCACATTCTCACCAGTGCAACGGGGACGGGTGCGGCAGGGAGTATGAGACTGACCGCAGGGGAACGGGTAACTTTGAGCGATCGCGCGGTGTTGTCCTCGGAGACGGCCAGTGGCGATCGGGGCAATATTACCTTGCGATCGCCGGATCTAATTTTAAGAAATAATAGTCAAATTACCACGAATGCCACGGGGACAGGAACCGGCGGAAATATTATCCTCAATACGGATAATATTGTTGCCATTAATAATAGTAACATCACCGCCAATTCTGAACAAGCATCCGGGGGTCAAGTGATTATTAATACCCAAGGAATTTTTGGTGCCCAGGCGCGCCGAATTGGCAGTCCCAACACCAGTGATATTACCGCAACTTCTGCTCAAGGTCCGCAATTTGATGGCATTGTGGAAGTGAATAGACCGGAAGTTGACCCGACATCCGGGTTAGTGGAGTTACCGGAAAATTTGGTGGATCTGACCCATGTGGTGGCGCAAAATTGTGCCGATCCGAATGCGCCGCAAAGTAGTTTTGTGGTGACAGGTAGAGGGGGTTTACCGCCGAGTCCAAATGATGCGATCGCCCCAGAGTCTCCCTTAGTTGATTTAGGTCAGAATGACCCTGCAACCGGGTTAAACTCAGGGGAAGGATGGCCGCGCCAAGAGAGTGCCACGGGAAGCAATTCGGGGGAAATTTATGCGGAATTGGTAGAAGCGCGGGGTTGGTCTCGGGATAATCAAGGTAAAATTAAGCTAGTGGCAGAAGTGCCAGTCCGAGAACTGCGGCAACCGTTGGGGATTGTACCGCCCCAGTGTAACCGATGA